The Deltaproteobacteria bacterium genomic interval CGGCGCAAGCGGCGGCTCGGGCCCTCGCGCCAGCCGCGGAATGGGGGGGAGGGAGGGCGGCTGGCACTCGGGACGCCGCCCGGGCCTCGCGTCACCTCGCGCCCCCTTGGGCTCCGGTGATCGCGGTGTAGCCGTGGCGGGTGGACCGCGCGCGAGGGCTCGAGGGAACCACGGGGTGATAGCGGCGGTGTGGGGCGGGGATCGATGCAAAGGCCTTGGGCGCAGTGCTGCGCCCGGGGCGGTTCACTCCCTTCTCCGGCTCACCCGAGCGCGCCGCCCCCCCTCCATACCCCATCTCCGAGAACTCGATTGCCCTGACCGGGCCGCGTGGGGGCCTTTACCCGGTCGCGTCCCCTCGAGTAATCTCCCGCCCTCAAGCCACCGCGCCGGATGGGACACATGCAGGGTTTCGTGCTCGCCACGGGAGGCAACTCGCTGCTCGATCCAGCGTTGCCCCCCACCATCGAGAATCAGTTTCGCGCGACGGCGAAGGCCATGGTGCCCGTGGCGGAGCTCCTCGCCCGCGGGGAGCACGTGGTCATCACCCACGGCAACGGGCCCCAGGTCGGTTTCATGCAGCTCCGCTCGGAGCTGGCCCAGCCGACGATGCACGAGGTGCCCCTCGATTCGCTGGTCGCCGATTCGCAGGGCGCGCTGGGTTACATGATCGAGCTGAAGCTGCGCGAAGAGCTCCGCCGCTGCGGGGCCGAGGTCCCCGTGGTCACCATCGTCACCGAGGTGGAGGTGGATGCCGACGACCCGGCCTTCACGCAGCCCACCAAGCCGGTGGGCAAGTTCTACACGCGCGAGCAGGCGGAGACCTTCGAGCGCGAGCGCGGCTGGAAGCTCGTCGAGGACGCGGGTCGCGGCTACCGGCGCGTCGTCCCCTCGCCGCGGCCCCTGCGCATCTTGCAGCTCGACACGATCCGCCTGCTCGCCGCCCAGGGGGTGACCGTGATCGCCTGCGGGGGCGGTGGGATCCCCGTCGTGCGCCGACCCGACGGCACCGAGCACGGGGTCGAGGCGGTGATCGACAAGGACCGCGCGAGCGCGCTCCT includes:
- a CDS encoding carbamate kinase, with the protein product MQGFVLATGGNSLLDPALPPTIENQFRATAKAMVPVAELLARGEHVVITHGNGPQVGFMQLRSELAQPTMHEVPLDSLVADSQGALGYMIELKLREELRRCGAEVPVVTIVTEVEVDADDPAFTQPTKPVGKFYTREQAETFERERGWKLVEDAGRGYRRVVPSPRPLRILQLDTIRLLAAQGVTVIACGGGGIPVVRRPDGTEHGVEAVIDKDRASALLAAELGMSRLVITTGVDAVYRDFRGPGRAPMRETTASELKELLDRGEFPAGSMAPKVEAAIDFLRLGGDEALICHTDALREACEGQAGTRVRKG